One segment of Pseudanabaena sp. FACHB-2040 DNA contains the following:
- the psbZ gene encoding photosystem II reaction center protein PsbZ, with translation MLILFQIAMFALVLLSFALVVYVPVAYASPQNWDQSKRLILLGSILWGVLVVLVGGLNYFVV, from the coding sequence ATGCTGATCCTGTTTCAGATTGCCATGTTTGCCCTGGTTTTGCTGTCTTTCGCTCTGGTTGTGTATGTGCCGGTCGCCTATGCTTCTCCCCAAAACTGGGACCAGTCTAAGCGGCTGATCCTGCTGGGCTCTATCCTTTGGGGTGTGCTGGTAGTTTTAGTAGGCGGCTTAAATTATTTTGTGGTCTAG